In a genomic window of Muntiacus reevesi chromosome 1, mMunRee1.1, whole genome shotgun sequence:
- the OR13G1 gene encoding olfactory receptor 13G1, protein MNNSIVTEFMILGLTQKPELEGLLFIIFLFTYFVAFLGNMLIVIAIVYNATLHTPMYVLLLALAMVDIICTTSIIPKLLATMLTSRKTISYGGCMSQLFFFTWSLGAEMVLFTTMAYDRYVAICFPLRYSAIMNHYMCVALLSIVMAIAVINSWVHTGLILRLTFCGSNTIDHFFCEIPPLLALSCSPVRINEVMVYVADITLAVGDFTLTCISYCFIIAAILRIRTTEGKRKAFSTCSSHLIVVSLYYSPVIYTYIRPASSYTFERDKVVAALYTLVTPTLNPIVYSFRNKDMQAGIKKVFAFLKH, encoded by the coding sequence ATGAATAACAGCATTGTAACTGAATTCATGATCCTAGGCCTCACTCAAAAACCTGAACTCGAGGGGCTTCTCTTCATTATCTTTCTCTTCACCTACTTCGTGGCTTTCCTTGGCAATATGCTCATTGTCATTGCCATAGTCTACAATGCTACCTTGCATACACCCATGTATGTCCTCCTTCTGGCCCTGGCTATGGTGGACATCATCTGCACAACAAGCATAATACCAAAACTACTTGCAACCATGCTAACATCAAGAAAGACCATCTCATATGGAGGCTGCATGTCCCAACTCTTCTTTTTCACATGGTCCCTGGGTGCTGAGATGGTTCTCTTCACCActatggcctatgaccgctatgtggccatctgcttCCCTCTACGCTACAGTGCTATTATGAACCACTATATGTGTGTGGCCTTGCTCAGCATTGTCATGGCTATTGCAGTAATCAACTCCTGGGTACACACAGGACTCATCCTAAGGCTGACCTTCTGTGGATCAAATACCATTGACCACTTCTTCTGTGAGATACCCCCACTGCTAGCTTTGTCCTGCAGCCCAGTGAGAATCAATGAAGTGATGGTGTATGTTGCTGATATTACTCTGGCTGTAGGTGACTTCACCCTCACCTGCATCTCCTACTGTTTTATCATTGCTGCCATTCTTCGCATCCGCACtacagaagggaagagaaaggccTTCTCAACATGCTCATCCCATCTCATAGTGGTGTCTCTTTATTATTCTCCTGTAATCTACACCTATATACGCCCGGCTTCCAGCTACACATTTGAAAGGGACAAGGTGGTAGCTGCACTCTATACTCTTGTGACCCCTACATTAAACCCAATTGTGTACAGTTTCCGAAACAAGGACATGCAGGCAGGGATTAAGAAAGTATTTGCATTCCTGAAACATTAG